Within the Prochlorococcus sp. MIT 1300 genome, the region TAGTGAGTCAACAAGTAATTGCAGCCTCTCTTTGACAGCTAATTTTTTATTGTCCATTTAATCAGCTTAGGCAGATTTAGGCTGTTTAACAAAATAGGTTTAATTAGGTAAACAGATCAGACAGTTTCTGGTTAGGAGCTTCCTTAGGGATAGATTGTAGATCTTTTGTTAGGTCCAATCGTAAAACAATGTCTAATATAGTTCCGATTGTTGATGAACCACTGATATCTGTTGGTAAACTTGCTAAAGCTAGTTGCGGCAAGAAAGTACGCTTTAAACTGATTTACCCAATCCCGGGCATATCAAAAGGTAACTTGCCTTCAACTGCCACTAAGTATTTTTGAACTGCTGGAATACGTAATATTGCTAGCGGAATGAAAATGTTCAGGCCAATCCAAATTGATCCAATGATTACTCCCCATTCACCACTTTTTTTAAAAGGCTTTCGGTCTGTTTGTCTTCGGTCATTGGATAAATACTGATCAAGATGACTCTACTTCTATTAATTGGTTGTAGCAGAGTTTTTTAGAGCAAGTCAATTCCCTGAGAATTTAAATCTTATGTTGCTAGAAACCTTGTAGACTTTGGACAATAGTTTTAGCTAAACTGGTTATGCAGATTGGCAAGTCGTATTAGATGTTCCATCTTGCATGGAATTAGACTAACTATACTTATTTGGTTTAAAATAATCAATATTTGAATAACCATAATTGTTGAATGCATTTAATTAAAAATGTAAATAATGCAAGCTTGGCATCATTTGAGTCTGTGATAGCTAGAGTGAGATTTTTAGCCCCTAGCTCAGTAACAACAAGTATATTTCTTGCCAACCTTAGCGTTGCTCTGGCTTGATTGAAATTAGTTTTGAGGCCAAGTATCTTTTATTTCGCTTGAAGCCTCATTGCATTGAGGACTCCGATAGAAATTAAAAATAGTCCTATATATGCGCCTGAATATAGGCTAAATGGTGGCAGCATTCGCTAGGGAATTTAGAATTATGAATATTTTAAAAAAAATTTAGGTCAACTGTGGGTATTAGAAAGTTCTGAGAACTTCTTTATTTTTGAGCCTAAAAGAGATGTTTTGATCTCCAAGGTCAGCTACTGAGAAAATTTTTACCATTAATCTATTGGCATGGCCTAGAAGCTGCTTAGCTTGGAGTCTTTTCACCCTAGAGGTGAGTAATCACAAAAAACAACGGTGAGCTATAAGTTTGACCACCCTAAAAGTGAAACCGTTTTTGCTTAACTAGATCGACGCAGGGTTTACTGATTGGAGCCTTTTTATTAATGTATATTAAAAGGCTGCATATATGTGAGAAAGGTTACATCTTTTTGGAAGAAGTTTTCAAGACTGCAGTAACAATTAGTTCGTTAGGATGTAGGTAAATAGCCTTAGTCTCTAAAAAGTTTTCCAATAAGATGTCCCAATATATTGCTTGGAATTAGATGGGCAAAGCTTCTGTAGGGGGTAAAACCCTTTCTGGTGATATACAGCCTGATCAGGCGCTGGGACCTGTATTAAAAAGCTTAGAAGCAGATTCGATTCCTTTGAATCTTCCTTCAATCACTATTTCCACTGTCTATGGTTTGATCGTCGAGGCTTCTGTTAAATGCCCAAATCAGAGGTTTTTGAAGGTGTTCAATTTATTGCTGTTTGTTATTTGGTGGTTCCCAATTGTTGTTCTTGCCAGAACCTTCTTCTATGCAAGAAGTCAGGTTTCTTTTGTTGATAAGAAGAGTGTGACGTTTTTGGTTGTTGGTCCAGAAACTATATGGACTGCAGTACATAGGGCTTTTGAAGGGACTAGTCCTATGAGATTCTTTGGCATAAGGTTTTTGGCAGTTTGGGTGTTCCCTACGGCACTTACTGGATTTGTGATTGAGCTTTTATTGGTGAATCCATTAAATGGGCTAAAACCTTGGGGATAAACCTGGAGCCCAAATATTGATATACGAGTTTGTACTCGTATATCCCTGAAGGATTCAGAGTCGCTTTGATGCTCGGATTGGATATTTAGTTGACGACATTAGATGCCTTTGAAAGGTTGAACCCATTTATGCCACTAAAGAGTCAATAGATGCAGCCCCAGCGAGTCGAATGATTCTTGAGGGCTGAGACATCAGCACAGAGCACCTAAATAAGTACAGCTTTCTATTGGGAGGCTTTGGCTAGAGAGATTCAAGGCTGCATGCAGGCGGTATTCCTTAGGAGAAACTCAGCCTTTGACTGGAGCTTCCTAATACCCATTTGCAGATTGATTTGTCTTCCGAGGCTTATAGCTTTTGGAGGAAGTGCTTCCAAGAAGTATTTGGCAAATTTTCTTAAGCCAATTTGCTACTCAGACTCAATTTTAACTTTGTCCTAGCAGCCCAAAAGGAAAATATGGGACGAATCCTCCTTTCTGCTTTGCTTCATCTTTTTAAGTCCTTGGATGTCTTTTCAGGGGCGTTGAACTCTGATCATCCTCGCTTAATTAGCTTGTAGAGGGGCATTGAACACGGAAAAAGAAGGGTTATTCCTTTCCCTCCTCACGGAGAGTTCTTCTAGCTGACTATTTAAAGATCCATACACATTTAGCCGGATATGTGGACGGCTTCTAATATATAAGTTAATCTGAAATGTCGATAAATTATTTACCATGCTCACTGGTAAGGAACTATTAGCCAAGGTCAAAGACTTAGGCGATGTCTCCAAGTCTGATCTTGTCAAGGCATGTGGATATGTATCCACAAAGAAGGGAGGCGGGGAACGCCTTAACTTCACAGCTTTTTATGAGGCACTGCTTGAAGCGAAAGGAGTAAATCTTGCCGCTGAAAGCTCTGCTGGAATTGGCAAAGGTGGAAGAAAACTGAGCTACGTTGCTACTGTTCAAGGCAATGGCAACCTCTTGATTGGTAAGGCCTACACAGCTCTTCTGGACCTTAAGCCTGGAGATAATTTTGAAATCAAAATGGGCCGCAAAGGTTTCCGTTTGATTCCAGAAGGCGAAAGCTAGAGGTTTACTTCTCTCCAGCAACCCTTTAATTAGAAGCGGATTTACGGTCCATACAATATTGGCCAACAAGCATTTTTGCTTGTTGGCCTTTTTTATTAGTGGAACCGACTTTTTGTTTTGAATAGGGATGGGGAGTTCGGGTAATTTTTGCTTGTGAAGCATTCACCCCTTGTATTCAGCTTGTCGAGGTAGTTTGCGAATATGAACGGACCTTGAACATTTGCATCCCATCAATTAGTGCAAGCGTATCAATGCGACTGTCGAACAGAGAAAAAGCTGCTCTCTATCTCATCTGAAATCCGATTTTTCAATCCCAACGTTTAGATCTTGTTACGTGGTTCATATGCATGTGGTTAGGTATCACTCAATTTCGTGGATCAGAAAGGTTGTTTAGCAAAAACTATTTTGAAAACCTTTGACCAAGCTTTTCAAAAACTCTCTGTTCTGACA harbors:
- a CDS encoding AbrB family transcriptional regulator; protein product: MLTGKELLAKVKDLGDVSKSDLVKACGYVSTKKGGGERLNFTAFYEALLEAKGVNLAAESSAGIGKGGRKLSYVATVQGNGNLLIGKAYTALLDLKPGDNFEIKMGRKGFRLIPEGES